The following are encoded in a window of Torulaspora globosa chromosome 4, complete sequence genomic DNA:
- a CDS encoding uncharacterized protein (ancestral locus Anc_2.9), which produces MNLPARQFYNPLDESQIEFIPSDSESSKGNVVRTTNDSLDGSSDKESIGDHSLFTKDHTLSSRRGSITMSELISNSLKQTQSIDSPRLDSYALSRMSSSTSLSSSVIDRVRYKIVLRLNPREKSLLRESWSMILNEDIASPPTKTGSNGKKTHLNHKTHAVDSQKRRSRQSSASSINSAVNVAVETKGNAHSNAFASSLFCSQFYANLLSMDPDLERIFSSTRHQAVAFAGVLTAAIKNLENLQALEGFLESLGKRHARILNIEPPHFETMGVAFLKTLQDRFGVHCTIELEEVWSRLYSYLANSILQFGIDPYLQVDLQQDTLVFPVPNLQTGASQTVSRLSSRISLSDSLRSGAFTSTRDDHVAEHRDRKASTKTAAPASDKKTGHSSTSKKAQAHRNKNKKASKLNFSSNQDCVVM; this is translated from the coding sequence ATGAACTTGCCAGCACGCCAGTTTTACAATCCATTAGATGAGTCGCAGATCGAGTTCATTCCGAGCGACTCAGAGTCTTCGAAGGGAAATGTGGTGAGAACTACTAATGACAGCCTAGATGGCAGCTCGGATAAGGAATCGATTGGAGACCATTCGTTGTTCACGAAGGACCATACGCTCAGCTCACGGAGGGGGTCTATTACAATGAGCGAGCTTATTTCCAACAGTTTGAAGCAGACTCAATCGATCGACAGCCCCAGACTGGATTCGTATGCTCTGTCTCGGATGAGTTCGTCTACTTCGTTGAGCTCCAGTGTCATAGATCGTGTGAGATACAAAATAGTGTTGAGACTGAACCCCAGAGAGAAAAGCCTGCTGCGGGAGTCATGGTCCATGATCCTTAACGAAGACATTGCCAGCCCCCCCACTAAGACGGGATCGAACGGAAAGAAGACTCACCTGAACCATAAGACGCATGCCGTCGATTCGCAAAAAAGGCGTTCTCGCCAGAGTTCCGCTAGCAGCATTAATAGCGCCGTCAACGTTGCGGTCGAAACTAAAGGGAATGCACATTCAAACGCCTTTGCTAGTTCATTATTTTGCTCCCAGTTCTACGCCAATCTTCTTTCGATGGACCCAGACCTGGAGCgcatcttttcttccaccAGACACCAGGCTGTGGCATTCGCAGGCGTTTTGACCGCAGCCATCAAAAACCTCGAGAACCTCCAAGCACTAGAGGGTTTTCTAGAAAGTCTTGGAAAGCGTCACGCTAGAATACTCAACATAGAGCCTCCTCATTTTGAAACCATGGGCGTCGCTTTTCTAAAAACGCTGCAGGACAGATTTGGCGTCCACTGCACAATAGAACTCGAAGAGGTGTGGTCACGACTCTACTCCTATCTCGCCAACAGCATCCTTCAATTCGGCATCGATCCGTACCTCCAAGTCGATCTCCAACAAGATACCCTTGTGTTCCCGGTCCCTAACTTGCAAACTGGAGCAAGCCAAACCGTGAGCAGACTGAGCAGCCGTATCTCTCTGTCCGACTCTTTGAGATCAGGCGCTTTTACGTCTACAAGAGATGATCACGTCGCAGAACATAGAGACAGAAAGGCGTCAACCAAGACGGCTGCGCCTGCGAGCGACAAGAAGACAGGTCACTCTTCTACTAGCAAGAAGGCCCAAGCTCATAggaacaagaacaagaaggcgTCCAAACTCAACTTCTCGAGTAATCAAGATTGCGTAGTCATGTAA
- the BNI4 gene encoding Bni4p (ancestral locus Anc_2.10): MLTNESYDSSDVLNSSFYSSTSINTLDHAKNFRNSLILADLDEAGYGNLTGQTSQRSEDAGEDNIAFPADSHKETATMKMSTSPSLSALAGILSEKSRQANEKLKSSELYGSATMEEEEDAPEIRSERVRDDVTARTAGGTSPNLFELNDNEEVYCPDTNLSNNTFYSTQPDFLSSPDPTKGDYSRTFQPNKEEPLMEQQSSAARQLSKSDIRQSLENQPKTQRTVSTTPTEQNQQSKKRKNFFSFLKRRNNTDILKTDSPGIPNSATFSLSHSSSPTQLAPERMTKKSYSSSNIFSTFRKNRDIKRENMLSQEHKTYKKEPINDHTQLQEDKRTAEKLTRTLPKKSSNDISKRKPTPLNYEHVHDGAEQTPRTAKSPIEPAASVSEINTIDPIITKLDTGEVRFPRSLDKQEVDSIVSIERSRSTKSNKRSSIASHRRSLTETLSANAQNEGMFIMEASSVVLSTPDLSKSPASSILRNGKFDPIEFSSNNSVMLDDQSEHALSVHSTQNALLVPEPIQNRLSMASIEERLNELTVDSEDDETPAEKQLDTENLDEDPEFMSDIMEFASIINFGDGVNFDFDSKTNTLEPELSTLKPLAKNTSTLPTTDEFIDEQDVARPGLGITYDDIIPEHQVNHTQATSAEDNEEDEFENEDFNTLSDVAQQSPQLKAFMPEFEANRPLSMSFRGLRAPSFNASVTGSSATDSAARVDHKSLASSERRQFNCVNFSSKIILYETYGEDEYDRKPDIATCNQLTPQLAQLIKAELNELKSDMEVHEDSRCYTHFF; encoded by the coding sequence ATGTTGACGAATGAATCATACGACAGTTCAGATGTTCTGAACTCCTCATTTTACTCTTCGACGTCAATTAACACATTGGATCATGCAAAAAATTTTAGGAACTCTTTGATACTCGCTGACCTTGATGAAGCAGGCTACGGCAATTTAACGGGGCAGACCAGTCAACGCTCTGAGGATGCAGGTGAGGACAATATCGCTTTTCCTGCAGACAGCCACAAGGAAACGGCCACTATGAAGATGAGCACTTCTCCGTCTCTTAGTGCGTTAGCAGGGATTTTGAGCGAAAAGTCGAGGCAGGCGAACGAGAAGTTGAAATCAAGCGAGCTATATGGCTCGGCGACAatggaggaagaggaagacgcACCAGAGATAAGATCCGAAAGAGTAAGGGACGATGTCACGGCGCGAACCGCGGGCGGAACTTCTCCGAATTTATTTGAGCTGAACGACAACGAAGAGGTTTACTGTCCTGACACCAACTTATCGAATAATACTTTTTACTCTACGCAACCAGATTTCTTGAGCAGCCCAGACCCTACCAAGGGAGACTATTCACGGACCTTCCAGCCCAACAAAGAGGAGCCGTTAATGGAACAACAGTCCTCTGCAGCCCGTCAGCTCTCCAAATCAGATATTAGGCAATCACTTGAAAACCAGCCCAAGACTCAGAGGACTGTTTCAACAACACCAACCGAACAAAATCAGCAGAGtaagaagagaaaaaacttcttctcatttCTTAAGCGCAGAAATAATACCGATATCTTGAAAACGGACAGCCCAGGAATTCCCAACTCAGCGACGTTTTCGTTGAGCCACTCGTCCTCCCCCACTCAATTAGCACCAGAGAGAATGACCAAAAAGTCAtacagcagcagcaatatCTTCAGTACTTTCAGGAAAAATAGAGACATAAAGAGAGAGAATATGCTTTCACAAGAGCATAAAACGTACAAGAAAGAACCAATCAATGACCATACGCAATTACAGGAAGATAAAAGGACTGCTGAGAAGCTGACTAGAACCTTGCCTAAGAAGAGCAGTAACGAcatctcgaagagaaaacCCACCCCTTTGAATTACGAACACGTACATGACGGAGCCGAACAAACGCCGCGGACTGCTAAGTCACCAATAGAACCAGCTGCGAGTGTATCCGAAATCAATACCATAGATCCAATCATTACAAAGTTGGATACAGGTGAAGTACGCTTCCCCAGATCTTTGGATAAACAAGAAGTCGATTCGATAGTGTCTATTGAACgttcaagatcaacgaaGTCTaacaaaagaagctcaattgCATCTCATAGAAGATCCTTGACAGAGACGCTTTCGGCAAATGCCCAGAATGAAGGGATGTTCATTATGGAGGCGTCATCGGTTGTTCTCTCTACTCCAGATCTGAGTAAATCGCCTGCCAGTAGCATTCTGAGAAATGGCAAATTCGATCCAATCGAGTTTTCGTCAAACAATTCGGTAATGCTAGATGACCAGAGCGAACATGCATTATCTGTACATTCGACCCAAAATGCGCTCTTGGTTCCAGAGCCGATTCAAAATCGGCTGTCAATGGCTTCCATCGAGGAAAGATTGAATGAGTTAACCGTTGAttctgaagatgacgaaacGCCAGCAGAAAAACAGCTTGACACTGAGAATCTCGACGAAGACCCAGAATTCATGTCCGACATAATGGAGTTTGCAAGCATCATTAATTTCGGCGACGGAGTTAATTTCGACTTCGATTCTAAGACAAACACTCTGGAGCCCGAGCTTTCCACCTTAAAACCACTCGCCAAGAATACATCGACTCTGCCGACAACAGATGAATTTATAGACGAACAGGACGTTGCACGGCCGGGCCTCGGGATAACATATGACGATATAATACCCGAGCATCAAGTTAATCATACACAGGCTACCTCCGCTGAAGAtaacgaagaagatgagtttgaaaacGAAGATTTCAACACTTTGAGCGATGTTGCCCAGCAATCACCACAGCTGAAAGCGTTTATGCCGGAGTTCGAAGCCAACAGACCGCTTTCCATGTCTTTCCGGGGCCTCAGAGCCCCGAGCTTCAATGCATCAGTCACAGGATCTTCCGCTACCGATTCAGCTGCCCGGGTAGATCACAAAAGCCTTGCCAGCTCGGAAAGACGTCAATTCAACTGCGTCAATTTCTCCTCCAAAATTATCCTTTACGAGACCTACGGGGAGGACGAATACGACAGGAAACCAGATATCGCCACTTGCAATCAGTTGACTCCACAACTGGCACAACTAATAAAAGCAGAGCTGAATGAACTCAAAAGCGACATGGAGGTCCATGAGGACTCGCGATGCTACACACATTTTTTTTGA
- the CSL4 gene encoding exosome non-catalytic core subunit CSL4 (ancestral locus Anc_2.11), with product MSSVSPDELPVEVPEKVFPGQLICPEFGVKQQAKNDIVYKFVSGQGTQFQEYQYEGSKIKAIVSTLVGNVAFKAVQSPRSDNDEDSSADKRLLEIDTRNRTVVTIEVSVLQKNSKFEDRNVNDDFANNLPKEGDIVLTRVTKISQQRANVEILAVENQPVPIDSGVGSNGSGIVAAQGGSGAATFSISQASSDLGETFRGLIRSQDVRATERDTVKIIDCFKPGDIVRAQVLSLGDGTNYYLSTARNDLGVVFARAFNGCGGLMYAVDWQTMAAPSTGTTEKRKCARPF from the coding sequence ATGAGCTCTGTTTCACCAGATGAACTTCCCGTAGAAGTTCCAGAAAAGGTTTTTCCCGGACAGCTCATATGCCCAGAATTCGGCGTGAAGCAGCAAGCGAAGAACGACATAGTATACAAGTTTGTGAGCGGTCAAGGGACACAGTTTCAAGAATACCAGTACGAGGGAAGCAAGATAAAGGCTATAGTCTCAACCCTGGTTGGAAATGTTGCATTCAAAGCTGTTCAATCGCCACGTAGCGATAATGACGAGGACTCATCGGCCGACAAGCGACTGCTAGAGATTGATACTCGCAATAGGACAGTTGTCACTATCGAAGTCTCAGTGTTGCAGAAGAATAGTAAATTTGAAGACAGGAATGTGAACGATGATTTCGCAAACAACCTTCCGAAGGAGGGAGATATTGTATTAACGAGAGTGACAAAAATATCCCAACAGAGAGCTAATGTAGAGATCTTGGCAGTCGAAAACCAGCCTGTCCCTATAGATAGCGGCGTCGGAAGCAATGGATCAGGAATAGTAGCAGCACAAGGAGGTTCGGGAGCAGCTACGTTTTCGATAAGTCAAGCTTCCTCTGATCTCGGAGAGACCTTCAGAGGACTTATTCGTTCTCAAGATGTGAGGGCCACAGAAAGGGATACAGTCAAAATAATAGATTGTTTCAAGCCTGGCGACATAGTGCGGGCGCAAGTCTTGTCGTTGGGTGATGGTACTAATTATTACTTATCCACTGCAAGGAACGATCTTGGCGTAGTTTTTGCGAGAGCATTCAACGGCTGTGGCGGATTGATGTATGCGGTGGACTGGCAGACAATGGCCGCTCCAAGTACTGGTACGACGGAGAAGCGTAAATGTGCGAGACCTTTCTGA
- the PDR16 gene encoding phosphatidylinositol transporter (ancestral locus Anc_2.12) has product MFKKLSRKTEKTIPDEKLIKIDVPVKELPSEIKPPKAKELTAEQQNMYQEVLKHFSNPDLKLPKTEKNQDGKLEALTDNEKAWLTRECFLRYLRATKWVLKDCVDRISQSIAWRREFGISHMGEENGDELTSEEVAPENETGKQVVLGYENEARPILYLKPGRQNTKTSHRQVKHLVFMLERVIDFMPVGQDSLALLIDFKEYSDVPKVSSNSKIPPLGVGKEVLHILQTHYPERLGKALLTNIPWLAWTFLKLIHPFIDPLTREKLVFDEPFVGYVPMDQLDKLYGGYLDFNYKHAVYWPKLVEDSREKREHYLKRFQKFGSVIGLSEYDLRGTHEELIYPVKK; this is encoded by the coding sequence ATGTTTAAGAAATTGTCCCGGAAGACCGAAAAGACGATACCCGATGAgaagctgatcaagataGACGTTCCCGTAAAGGAACTGCCCTCAGAAATTAAGCCTCCGAAGGCCAAGGAACTCACGGCTGAGCAGCAGAATATGTACCAAGAAGTGCTGAAACATTTTAGCAATCCGGACCTGAAGCTACCCAAGACCGAGAAGAACCAGGACGGGAAGTTGGAAGCTCTGACGGATAACGAAAAGGCTTGGCTAACAAGAGAATGCTTCTTGAGATATCTGAGGGCCACGAAGTGGGTATTGAAAGACTGTGTCGACAGAATCTCGCAGTCCATAGCATGGAGAAGAGAGTTCGGTATTAGTCATATGGGCGAAGAAAacggcgatgagctgaCTTCGGAGGAGGTTGCTCCAGAAAACGAGACCGGTAAGCAGGTTGTTCTGGGCTACGAAAATGAAGCCCGTCCTATACTCTACCTGAAGCCCGGGAGGCAAAATACGAAGACTTCCCACAGGCAGGTGAAGCATCTGGTCTTCATGCTGGAGAGGGTTATCGATTTTATGCCTGTGGGACAGGATTCATTGGCGCTTCTGATCGATTTCAAAGAATATTCGGATGTTCCCAAAGTCTCAAGTAACAGCAAGATTCCACCACTCGGGGTCGGAAAGGAAGTACTGCACATACTGCAAACTCACTATCCAGAAAGATTGGGCAAAGCACTATTGACCAATATACCATGGCTAGCATGgactttcttgaaattaATTCATCCCTTCATTGATCCATTGACCAGGGAAAAGCTGGTCTTCGACGAGCCATTTGTGGGATACGTGCCAATGGACCAGCTAGATAAATTGTACGGAGGTTATTTGGATTTCAACTACAAGCACGCAGTTTATTGGCCCAAATTAGTCGAGGACTCACGCGAGAAGAGGGAACATTATCTAAAGAGATTCCAGAAGTTCGGATCGGTCATCGGTCTTAGTGAATATGATCTAAGGGGTACTCATGAAGAATTGATTTATCCAGTAAAAAAATAA
- the ELA1 gene encoding elongin A (ancestral locus Anc_2.13) yields MKSLSKLCEISLMRNYQQIQNVANVPYRLIQDILLKVKFDQLCRLEKSNVLLIFEDDELWLNLLKQDFPTSTHESFVSKKDVIRQYYMDFVQENDPALLEADPELVETYLQPTLRKSRSNGQFRMPYRMLYFRYQEDVIRKQEKSAERLRLQMKQLQQERIKNQIVVVDPPFSAKGLARRSAKEHHSELFRKSMKEHDSRLRHFKNGGFDIAKRHATRVAFGGSAGGAPTGSPQPHAGSEPIPIRKIVDEPPREATSPADANPGLPPAIKKRRTEPPSIFLKKKPAVPIARTREPPAPPSQPVAGPRNATSGHKKKSALFDRPSQNPSTQDSPVAGNRSQHRSIYIFDKRHRTAKNNASER; encoded by the coding sequence ATGAAAAGTTTAAGCAAACTTTGCGAAATCAGCCTAATGAGGAATTATCAGCAGATACAGAACGTTGCGAACGTTCCATACCGGTTGATACAAGACATACTGCTTAAGGTTAAATTCGATCAGCTGTGCAGGCTGGAGAAGAGCAACGTTCTGCTCATtttcgaagatgacgaaTTATGGCTTAATCTGTTGAAGCAGGACTTCCCGACAAGCACTCATGAATCTTTTGTGTCAAAGAAGGATGTGATAAGACAATACTACATGGACTTCGTCCAGGAAAATGACCCAGCGCTGCTTGAGGCAGATCCTGAGCTCGTTGAGACGTATTTGCAACCGACGCTGAGGAAAAGTCGGTCAAACGGCCAGTTCAGGATGCCATACCGAATGCTGTACTTTAGATATCAGGAAGATGTAATAAGGAAGCAAGAGAAGAGTGCGGAAAGACTGCGAttgcagatgaagcagCTCCAGCAGGAGCGAATAAAGAACCAAATAGTTGTGGTGGATCCACCTTTCAGCGCCAAAGGGCTTGCGAGGAGGAGCGCGAAAGAGCACCATTCAGAACTATTTCGCAAGAGCATGAAGGAACACGACTCGAGACTTCGACATTTTAAAAATGGCGGCTTCGACATAGCCAAGCGACATGCGACGCGAGTTGCGTTCGGTGGATCGGCTGGCGGAGCTCCAACTGGCTCTCCCCAACCGCACGCGGGTTCAGAGCCGATCCCGATACGAAAGATAGTGGACGAACCACCAAGAGAGGCCACCTCCCCAGCAGACGCTAACCCAGGTCTCCCGCCAGCAATAAAAAAGAGAAGGACCGAACCACCTAGcatatttctcaagaagaaaccGGCAGTACCCATTGCCAGGACCAGAGAGCCGCCGGCGCCGCCTTCGCAGCCTGTTGCGGGTCCAAGAAACGCTACATCAGGccacaagaagaaatccGCACTCTTCGACAGGCCGTCCCAGAATCCGTCTACGCAGGACAGCCCGGTCGCCGGAAACAGGAGCCAGCACAGGAGCATCTACATATTCGACAAGAGACACCGCACCGCCAAGAACAACGCATCTGAACGATAG
- the URE2 gene encoding glutathione peroxidase (ancestral locus Anc_2.14), whose amino-acid sequence MNNSGNSNNNTVSHLSSALRQVNLGNSNTTTDQSNINFELSQGHSNSDETITRNERTQSGAAAHAEAQAQQIQQRQRQQAQEQQIFSNLGPVDDSRIRLFFQNQPMEGYTLFSHRSAPNGFKVAIVLSELGLPYNNFFLDFNAGEHRAPEFVSVNPNARVPALIDHGMDNLAIWESGAILLHLVNKYYKETGESPLWSDNLADQAQINAWLFFQTSGHAPMIGQALHFRYFHSQKIASAVERYTDEVRRVYGVVEMALAERREALIMELDTENAPAYSAGTTPLSQSRFFDYPVWLVGDSISIADLAFVPWNNVVDRIGINIKVEFPEVYKWTKQMMRRPAVIKALRGE is encoded by the coding sequence ATGAATAATAGTGGAAATAGCAACAACAACACTGTTTCGCACCTTTCGAGTGCTTTGCGCCAAGTCAACTTGGGTAATAGTAATACAACGACGGATCAAAGCAACATAAATTTCGAGCTTTCACAGGGACATAGCAACAGTGATGAGACTATAACCAGAAATGAAAGGACGCAGAGCGGTGCCGCAGCGCATGCAGAAGCACAGGCGCAACAAATACAGCAGCGGCAAAGACAGCAGGCACAGGAGCAACAAATTTTCTCTAACCTGGGGCCAGTGGACGATTCTCGGATCAGACTTTTCTTTCAGAATCAGCCGATGGAGGGTTACACCTTGTTCTCGCACAGGTCAGCTCCGAATGGGTTCAAAGTGGCCATTGTGCTAAGCGAGCTCGGTCTGCCTTACAataacttcttcctcgattTCAACGCGGGCGAGCATAGGGCTCCCGAGTTTGTCTCAGTGAATCCGAATGCAAGAGTCCCTGCGTTAATCGATCACGGCATGGATAATTTGGCAATTTGGGAATCGGGCGCCATACTTCTTCATCTGGTCAACAAATACTACAAAGAGACAGGAGAATCGCCACTGTGGTCAGATAACTTAGCAGACCAAGCGCAGATAAACGCCTGGCTGTTCTTCCAGACATCCGGCCACGCTCCAATGATTGGGCAGGCTTTGCATTTCAGATACTTCCACTCGCAAAAGATAGCAAGCGCGGTTGAGAGATACACAGATGAGGTGAGACGAGTTTACGGTGTCGTCGAAATGGCGCTTGCTGAAAGGAGGGAGGCTCTGATCATGGAACTTGACACCGAAAACGCGCCAGCATATTCCGCTGGTACTACTCCGCTGTCGCAGAGTAGATTCTTCGACTACCCCGTATGGCTGGTTGGAGACAGCATTTCGATTGCCGACTTGGCGTTTGTGCCATGGAATAATGTCGTCGACAGGATTGGGATCAATATCAAAGTAGAATTCCCAGAAGTTTACAAATGGACAAAGCAGATGATGAGACGGCCCGCTGTCATCAAGGCTCTGCGTGGTGAATAG
- the JJJ1 gene encoding Jjj1p (ancestral locus Anc_2.15), which translates to MRTCYYELLDVQPHADDVELKKAYRRKALQYHPDKNPDSVEESTEIFATIRAAYEVLSDPQERAWYDSHKQQILSDEPIGAGQDGDYEYEVDSSVTGVTTDELLMFFNSALYTRMDDSPAGFYQIAGKVFAKLAKDEVYNGRRLGLGKFNLYQDDFFETNINSEGYLQACSKYAENYQKSSDSMLFPPFGSSATSYEYLKAFYRKWSEFSSLKSFSWKDEYMYSRNYDRRTKREVNKRNEKARQQARSEYNKTVKRFVAFIKKLDRRMKEGAKKAEELKREKARQKQKELKDAYLADRRTKLASEFELQGWQAVDENNFEEMEKLYASNSDDQTNLSASDKEEEEIVVYDCFLCNKRFKSEKQLENHCNTKMHKRKVAEVRKEMKEQSMTLGLDDLSEVEDFDSADEQPYESEKQAEPQADDDEGEQNDEDEGDSALDSITEELAKIEEQLAQMTAELSEDSESEESENEGRDRILDDLLASLNSEGGTDEVDWHDKRATTNAKSKKTSPKRENVRGKCQQNGFSQTQVCATCNERFDSRNKLFKHVHSSGHVALRGQLRPDVRSSKKIKNSRNSRKGGK; encoded by the coding sequence ATGAGAACATGTTACTATGAGCTTTTAGATGTCCAACCTCACGCTGATGATGTCGAATTGAAAAAGGCGTATCGTCGTAAGGCCTTGCAATACCATCCCGATAAGAACCCTGACAGCGTTGAAGAATCTACTGAGATCTTTGCCACAATAAGAGCTGCTTATGAAGTCTTGTCTGATCCTCAGGAAAGAGCTTGGTATGACTCTCATAAGCAGCAAATCCTGAGCGATGAGCCCATTGGAGCTGGACAAGACGGTGACTATGAGTATGAAGTAGATTCATCCGTGACAGGAGTCACTACAGATGAGCTattgatgttcttcaactctGCTTTGTATACAAGGATGGATGATTCACCGGCTGGCTTTTATCAAATTGCCGGGAAGGTCTTCGCCAAGCTTGCCAAGGATGAAGTTTACAATGGAAGAAGGTTGGGTCTTGGCAAGTTCAACTTGTACCAGgatgatttcttcgaaaCGAATATAAATTCAGAAGGTTACCTGCAAGCCTGCAGTAAATATGCGGAAAATTACCAGAAGTCTTCTGACTCTATGCTATTTCCGCCTTTTGGATCATCTGCTACAAGCTATGAATATCTAAAAGCATTCTACAGGAAGTGGTCCGAgttcagctctttgaaatcattCAGCTGGAAAGATGAGTACATGTATTCGAGGAACTACGACAGAAGAACAAAGCGAGAGGTCAATAAGAGGAATGAGAAGGCCAGACAACAAGCTAGAAGCGAGTATAACAAGACCGTGAAACGATTTGTTGCATTCATCAAAAAACTTGACAGGAGAATGAAAGAAGGTGCCAAAaaggctgaagaactgaagaGGGAGAAGGCACGCCAAAAACAAAAGGAACTCAAGGATGCGTATTTGGCTGATAGAAGGACTAAACTTGCTAGCGAGTTTGAGCTCCAGGGGTGGCAGGCGGTAGATGAGAAtaattttgaagagatggagaaatTATATGCCAGCAATTCCGACGACCAAACAAATCTGAGCGCAAGCGAcaaggaggaggaagaaattgttGTCTACGActgctttctttgcaaCAAGCGTTTCAAATCTGAAAAACAGTTGGAGAATCATTGCAATACCAAAATGCACAAGCGGAAGGTTGCTGAGGTCCGCAAGGAGATGAAAGAGCAGAGCATGACCCTGGGACTGGACGATCTCTCTGAAGTGGAGGACTTTGATTCTGCAGATGAACAACCGTACGAGAGTGAGAAGCAAGCGGAACCCCAAGcagatgacgacgaaggagagcaaaatgatgaagacgaaggGGATAGCGCCTTAGACTCGATTACTGAAGAGTTGGCGAAAATAGAGGAACAACTAGCCCAGATGACCGCTGAGCTGTCTGAAGATTctgaaagcgaagaaagCGAAAACGAAGGCAGGGATAGAATACTCGACGACTTGCTGGCCTCCCTCAACAGTGAAGGCGGCACTGATGAGGTCGATTGGCACGACAAACGTGCGACAACAAACGccaaatcaaagaaaactaGCCCCAAACGAGAAAACGTCCGAGGAAAGTGCCAGCAAAACGGTTTTTCCCAGACACAGGTATGCGCCACATGCAACGAGCGCTTTGACAGTAGGAACAAGCTGTTCAAACATGTGCACTCCAGCGGCCACGTGGCGCTGCGAGGCCAGCTCCGACCGGATGTGCGCTccagcaagaagatcaagaacagcaggaACAGCAGGAAGGGCGGGAAATGA